In a single window of the Penaeus monodon isolate SGIC_2016 chromosome 3, NSTDA_Pmon_1, whole genome shotgun sequence genome:
- the LOC119590974 gene encoding 40S ribosomal protein S9-like: MVNHRLKRVQSKRYSTPRRPYEKSRLDQELKLLGEYGLRNKRELWIVKMLLAKIRKAARELLTLDEKDPRRLFQGNALLRRLVRTGVLEESRMKLDYVLGLKNEDFLERRLQTQVFKLGLAKSIHHARVLIKQGHIRVRKQVVNVPSFIVRLDSQKHIDFSLKSPFGGGRPGRVKRKNLRKGSGKADDGDGESD, translated from the exons ATGGTGAACCACAGGCTAAAGCGCGTGCAGAGCAAGCGGTACTCCACCCCCAGGAGGCCCTACGAGAAGTCTCGTCTGGACCAGGAGCTGAAG CTTCTGGGAGAGTATGGGCTACGTAACAAGAGGGAATTATGGATTGTGAAGATGCTCTTGGCCAAGATCCGAAAGGCTGCCCGAGAGCTCCTGACACTAGATGAGAAGGACCCAAGGAGGCTTTTCCAAG GTAATGCTCTGCTTCGTCGTTTGGTTCGTACTGGTGTCCTGGAGGAATCCCGCATGAAGCTTGATTACGTGTTGGGTCTGAAGAATGAGGACTTTTTGGAACGCCGCCTGCAGACACAGGTCTTCAAGCTTGGGCTGGCTAAGTCCATCCATCATGCACGTGTCCTCATCAAGCAGGGCCACATCAG AGTGCGCAAGCAGGTCGTCAATGTTCCCTCGTTCATTGTACGTCTTGACTCCCAGAAGCACATTGACTTCTCCCTCAAGAGTCCATTCGGTGGAGGACGCCCAGGCCGTGTCAAGAGGAAGAACCTCCGTAAGGGAAGCGGAAAGgccgatgatggtgatggcgaatCTGATTAG